Below is a genomic region from Ruania alba.
CCGGAGACCCAGGCGATCCTGCCGATCCGCGGGAAGATCCTGAACGTGCAGAAGGCACGGGTGGACAAGGCGCTCGCGAACCAGGAGGTGCAGGCACTGATCACGGCGTTCGGCACCGGGATCGGTGAGGACTTCGACGCCTCGAAGCTGCGCTACCACAAGATCGTACTGATGGCCGATGCCGATGTGGACGGCCAGCACATCTGCACCCTGCTGCTGACCCTGCTGTTCCGGTACATGCGTCCGCTGATCGAAGGCGGCTACGTGTACCTCGCACAGCCACCGCTGTATCGGCTCAAGTGGACCAACGCTCCGCACCAGTACGTGTTCACCGACAAGGAGCGCGACGCGATGCTGGCCGAAGGATTGGCGAAGAACCGCCGCCTCCCCAAGGAGACCGGGATCCAGCGGTACAAGGGTCTGGGCGAGATGGACTACAAGGAGCTGTGGGAGACCACCATGGATCCGGACACCCGCACCCTGCGCCAGGTGACTATCGGAGAAGCCGCGGCCGCGGACGAGATCTTCTCGATTCTCATGGGCGAGGACGTCGAGTCGCGCCGCTCGTTCATCCAGCGCAACGCCCACGACGTGCGTTTCCTCGACGTCTGAGTAAGGAACTTTCGTGACCGACGACCTCACCCCTATGTCCGACGACGCCGCGGACCCCGTGCTGACCGACCGCATCGAGCAGGTGGACCTGCAGCTGGAGATGCAGCGCTCCTATCTCGACTATGCGATGAGCGTGATCGTGGGCCGCGCGCTGCCCAGCGTCCAGGACGGTCTCAAGCCGGTGCACCGGCGCATCCTGTACGCGATGTTCGACGGCGGATACCGTCCCGACTCCTCGTTCTCCAAGTGCTCACGCGTGGTGGGCGATGTGATGGGTCAGTTCCACCCGCACGGGGACAGCGCCATCTATGACGCCATGGTGCGACTCGTGCAGCCGTGGGCGATGCGGTATCCGCTCGTGGCCGGTCAGGGGAACTTCGGATCCGCCGGGAACGATGCCGCGGCCGCTCCTCGGTACACCGAGTGCAAGATGGCCCCGCTCGCGCTCGAGATGGTGCGCGACATCGACAAGAACACCGTCGATTTCGGTGACAACTATGACGGGAAGACCAAGGAACCCCTCGTCCTGCCGTCCCGGTTCCCGAACCTGCTCGTCAACGGCAGCTCGGGGATCGCCGTCGGGATGGCCACGAACATTCCCCCGCACAATCTGCGGGAGGTCGCCGACGGCGTGCACTGGCTGTTGGAGAACCCGGAGGCAACGCCCGAGGAGCTGCTCGCCGCACTCCTGCAACGCATCAAGGGGCCGGACTTCCCGACCGGAGCCCAGGTGCTCGGCCTGCGTGGCATCGAGGACGCCTACCGCACCGGTCGCGGGTCGATCACGATGCGCGCCGTGGTGGAGGTCGAGGAGCTTCAGGGTCGCACCTGCCTCGTGGTGACCGAGCTGCCGTATCAGGTCAACCCGGACAATCTTGCTGCCAAGATCGCCGATCTGGTGCGCGATGGCCGGATGCAAGGAATCGCGGACATCCGGGACGAGACCTCGGGCCGCGCGGGCCAGCGCCTGGTGATCGTGCTCAAGCGGGACGCCGTGGCGAAGGTGGTGCTGAACAACCTCTACAAGCACACCCAGCTGCAGGACAACTTCGGCGCGAACATGCTCGCGCTGGTGGACGGCGTGCCTCGTACCCTCAGCCTGGATGCGTTCATCCGGCACTGGGTCGCCCACCAGATCAACGTGATCGTGCGGCGGACCGAGTTCCTGCTCAAGCAGGCCGAGGACCGGATCCACATCCTGCGAGGGCTCATCAAGGCACTCGACGCTCTGGACGAGGTGATCGCGCTGATCCGGCGCTCGCCCACGGTCGACGAGGCACGGACGGGTCTGCGCGAGCTGCTCGACATCGACGAGATCCAGGCGAACGCCATCCTGGAGATGCAGCTGCGGCGTCTGGCCGCGCTGGAGCGGCAGAAGATCCTCGACCAGTTCAAGGCGTTGGAAGCCGAGATCGCCGACTACAAGGACATTCTGGGATCCCCTCCGCGGCAACGCCGGATCGTCGGCAGTGAGCTCAGCGAGATCGTGGACAAGTACGGCGACGAGCGCCGCTCCACGATCCTGCCGTTCGACGGGGAGATGTCCATCGAGGACCTCATCCCGGAAGAGGACGTGGTGGTGACCATCACCCGTGGTGGGTACGCCAAGCGCACCCGCACCGACAACTACCGTGCCCAACATCGCGGCGGCAAGGGGGTGCGCGGGGCGCAGCTGCGCGGCGACGACGTGGTGGACCACTTCTACGTGACCACCACGCACCACTGGTTGCTGTTCTTCACCAACCTGGGCCGCGTGTACCGGGCGAAGGCGTACGAGCTGCCCGAGGGCGGCCGCGACGCCAAGGGCCAGCACGTGGCGAACCTGCTGGCGTTCCAGCCTGGTGAGCAGATCGCCCAGGTACTGGACCTGCGCGACTACGACCAGGCCGAGTATCTGGTGCTCGCCACCAAGAGCGGCCTGGTGAAGAAGACCCGGCTGAGCGAGTACGACTCCTCCCGCACCGGCGGCGTGATCGCGATCAACCTGCGCGAGAACGACGAGGGTGCAGTCGACGAGGTCGTGGCGGCCCGGCTGGTGAACTCCGACGATGACCTGCTGCTGGTGTCCCACAAGGGTCAGTCGTTGCGGTTCACGGCCACCGACGAGGCGCTGCGCCCGATGGGGCGGGCCACCTCCGGGGTGACCGGGATGAAGTTCCGTGACGACGATTCGCTCCTCTCCCTCGACGTGGTCCGGGAGGACTCGGACCTGTTCGTGGTGACCGAAGGTGGCTTCGGCAAGCGGACCCGGGTCAGTGAGTACCGCGTGCAGGGACGTGGCGGTCTTGGTATCAAGGTGGCCAACCTGGTCGAGGCACGTGGCGACCTCGTCGGCGCCCTGATCACCGGCTCTGACGATCAGGTGCTGGTCATCATGGAGAAGGGCAAGATCGTGCGCACCGCGGTCTCCGAGGTGAACCTCACCGGTCGGAACACCCAGGGCGTCACCTTCGCCAAGCCGGACCCCGGTGACCGGATTATCGCGATCGCGCGCAATGTGGAGGCGGCGGTCGAGGCTGAGGTCGAGGAGATCGAAGCAGACGCCCCGGGCGATGCACCTGTGGATGGTGTGTCGTCTGATGGTGGAGCTTCGGTGACCGAGCCCGGTGAGAGTACCGGTGACGGGAACGATGGCGTACCGTCAGGTCGAACCGGTGAAGGGCAGGAAGAGAGCTGATGAGCGAGCAGACGCCGAAGACGGGTACTCCGCCTGTCCGCACCTCGACCAGGTCTTTCAGTCCGACGGACCGCCCGGCCTCCGTGCCGCCGTCCACCAGTCCCGATACGCCGACGACTCAGCAGCCCGCACAGCAGCAGCCGGCACAGCAGCGAGCGAGCAGCACGGCTCCCGGCGGAGCAGGTGCGGGTGCAGGGAATGGTGGCGGGAACAGTGGAGCCAAGCCGTCCCCGGGGACGCCGGTGAACGAGAAGAACGACACCGGACCACGGCGGGTGCGCCTGGCAGTCTCCCGGGTCGACCCCTGGTCGGTGATGAAGCTGGCATTCCTGCTCTCGATCGCGGTCGGGATCGGGATCGTGGTGGCCACCGCCGTGGTGTGGGGCGTCCTCAACTCGATGGGCGTGTTCGCCCAGATGCAGGGACTCATCGAAGAGGTGGGCGCGATGGCCCAGTTCGGCGAGCTGCTCGAATACCTCGAGTTCTCCCGGGTGCTCTCGGTGGCGACCGTGATCGCGATCGTGGACGTGGTGCTACTGACTGCGCTCGCCACGCTCGGGGCCTTCGTGTACAACCTGGTGGCGGCCATGGTGGGCGGGCTGCATCTGACCCTCACCGACGACTGACCGTGCTCAGCGCGCCGGCGCAGACGTGATCTGTTCCACGTCGATTCGTTTTGGAAGCGGCGGGCGCGCTGGGGTAGTCTCTGGGGGCGCCCCGGCGGTCAATCGCGGGGCAACGGGCCTATAGCTCAGACGGTTAGAGCGCTTCCCTGATAAGGAAGAGGTCGCTGGTTCGAGTCCAGCTAGGCCCACGTCGTATGCCAGGAGGGAGTCACCGTGAAAAAGGCACTCATTCTCCTGGTCGTGGCCGCCGGTGGATTCCTCGCGTGGCGCAAGGTCGCGGAAGAGCGGGCTGTGCGCAACGCGTGGGCCGAGGTCACCGACCCGCTCGACTGAGCGCCGTCTCGTCGTGGCGAGCAGTATCCTGAGCAGTACCCCCGAGGGGCCATGGCGCAATTGGTAGCGCACCTGCTTTGCAAGCAGGGGGTTACGGGTTCGAGTCCCGTTGGCTCCACAGAGATTCACCAGAATCGACACGTACCCTCCCCGTAGGCTTCTGAGCCATGGGTGAGGTTGCGGCTGACTCGCTGTATGAGACGGCATTTGTTCCGTCGTGGGACGCGAGTGGTCCGATTGGGCACGTCGTCGTGCGGCGCCTCGATGACCGAGCCACGGTGGCCGAGATCGCGGTGAATGATGAGGACGCTCCTCGCGCCGCACTGACTCGGGCCGAACACGAGCTGCGCGGTCCGAGTGTCACCTTTGAATAGGCCTGGGGAGTGTCGGCTGAGCGTGCGGCGGATCCTGGTCCGGACGTGCACCGCCGGCATGGCGATGAGCAGCATCGAGAGCCCGAGGCGGGCGAACGCATCGAACGCAAGGATGAGCGGATCACCCTCCTGCCCGATCCCGAGGATGTCTTTGCTGCCGACCAGCGCTGGCTCGGCCGCGTGCTGCACCCCCTGGTCTCCATCGACCTGAGCGCGATCGACCCCGCGTGGAGCGGACGCGTCCGTCCGAGGCTTCGCAATCTCTATGCCGAGGCCACACGGCAGTATCAGGGCACGAAAGCCAGGTATCAGCGTCTCGGCTCGCTGGTGTGGGGTGACGAGGACGATCCGAGCCGACAACGGCATGGATGAGGCACCGACCTCGCGCTGGTGGACCAGCTGGGCGGGGAACCCGGCTACGGCAACTGGACCCAATGCCCGCCCCCGCCAGGCCTCCAGCTGGACAGTCCCGACACGACTGTGCCGGTGTTGCGTCTCGCCGACGGCCGGCCGTCCACCTCCGTGGCCGCCACTGCGGGGTACCCGTGGCGGCATCACGGGGCTGACGCAATTCTGACGTTCTACGAGCCGACCACGCGGACGGTCGTGCTGACCTTCGACTGGGGCTGAGGGCACTCCAGAAACAGAATATAGACACTATGTACAGATTTGGGCGATTCGTCTACGATCGCGATCGTGAGTACGGCTGATCGAGTCTTCGAGACGGCGCGCGCGATGGTGCCCGGGATCGCCGCCACGTTCGGTCGATCGTGCGAGGTGGTGCTGCACGACTACCGGAGTCCGGAGCGTTCGGTGATCGCCGTCGCCGGCAACGTGACGGGCCGGCGCATCGGCGACCCGATGAGCGACATCGGACGGCGGGTGCTCGCAGCGGGCGACGCCGCGCGCACGGAGGAGAACTACCTCACCCGTACTCCGGACGGCACGGTGCTGAAGAGCACCACCATCCCCCTGCGTGACGACGACGGAACGCTCCTCGGTGCCCTGTGCATCAACGTGGACGTGACAGCACTCGCGCGGGTGAGGGACGCCGTCGGCGATCTGATCGGGGCGGCCGAGCCGGGTGCAACCGGTGACCCCCCGGTGACGGCGTTCACCCCCGACCTCGCCGCGAGCACCGACAGGATCGTCGCGCAGCACGAGCGGGCAGTAGGTCTGCCGGCGAAGGGATTCGACCGGGCACGGCGGCTGATGGCGATCCACGACCTTCGAGACGCCGGCGTGTTCGAGTTGCGTGGCGCTCCGGGTACGGTCGCGGCCCGATTGGGGGTCTCGCGTGCCGGGCTCTACAACGACCTGCGCACCATCAGGGAGGCGCCGGATGCTGCGACGGCACCAGAGCTCGTCGATGAGGACCTGGACTCACGGAGGACACCACCATGACGACCCTGCAGGCCCCGGACACGCCCTTCCTCGCGCTCGACGTCGACCGGGTGGATGCGAACATCGCGCGACTACGCCAGCACCTCGACCTGCTTGGCACTCCGCTGCGCCTGCACGTGAAGACGGCGAAGTCGGTGGACGTCGCGGCCAGGGCGTTCGGTGGCGGCACCGGTCCGATCACCGTCTCGACCCTCGCGGAGGCGGAGTACTTCGCCGATGCCGGCTGGACCGACATCCTGTATGCGGTGGGTCTGGACCCGCACAAGCTGCCGCGGGCACAGGCACTTGTTGAGCGCGGCGTGGATCTCACCATGTTGCTGGACAGCATCACCCAGGCGGACGCACTCGTGCAGCACTGCCGTACTCATGGGGTCACGATTCCTGCACTGATCGAGATCGACTGCGACGGGCACCGTGGCGGGATCCGCCCGGACAGTGCTGACCTGATCCCGATCGGACGACGGCTCGCTGATGCCGGCTGCCTCCGTGGCGTGCTCGATCACGCCGGCGAATCCTACTTCGCCACCACAGCGGATGATCAGCGGGCCGCGGCCGGCGTGGAGCGGGTCACGGTCCTCGACGCCGCCGACCGGTTGCGTCAGGCGGACTTCGCGTGCCCGGTGGTGAGCGTGGGATCGACCCCGACGGCGCACGCCACCGCTGAGCTGACCGGCGTCACGGAGGTTCGGGCCGGCAACTTCGTGTTCTTCGACCTGGTCATGGCCGGGATCGGGGTGTGCCGGGTGGCCGACCTTGCACTTTCAGTGGTGGTGACCGTGATCGGGCATCACGGCAACGAGGGGATCTTCACCGATGGCGGATGGATGGCCACCTCCCGCGACCGCGGCACCGCGCAGCAGGCGGTCGACCAGGGGTACGGGCTCGTTGCTGACATCGACGGAGTGCTGATCCCCGACCTGCTGATGGTCGGAGCCAGCCAGGAGCACGGCGTCCTCTCGATCCGACCAGGGAGCTCCCGAAGGCTGCCCCATCTGCCGATCGGGACCCGCCTGCGCATCCTGCCGAACCATGCGTGCGCCACCGCTGCCCAGCACAGCCGGTACCTCGTTCATCATGGTGGGAGCACCGACGTCGTCTCGCAGTGGCCGCGCCACAACGGGTGGTGAACCGATGTCGGTGGCCGGTCCTAGGGTGACTGCCCATGGGACGCATCCTCTTTGACACCGCGACCACCATCAACGGATTCATCGCTGACGAGCAGAACTCCCTGGCGTGGCTCTTCGCCGTCGACGGGGGTGAACACCCAGACGAGGGCCTGTTCCCCAGCGGCGCGCGCGTGCTGGTCGAAGGCTCGACCACGTACGAGTGGCTCCTCGAACACGAGGACATCCTCGCCCACCCGGAGAAGTGGAGGGAGTTCCACGAAGACCGACCCGCCTTCGTGTTCACCACCCGCGATCTGCCCGTGCCCGAGGGCGCCGACGTACGGTTCGTCTCTGGCTCCGTCGCCGACGCACTCCCTGCGATCCGGGAGGCAGCGGGCGACGGGGACATCTGGGTGGTCGGCGGAGGCGACCTCGCCGGCCAGTTCCTCGACATCGGTGCACTCGACGAGATCGCACTGTCCGTCGCACCGGTGGCACTGCCCGGTGGAGCGCCGCTGCTGCCACGCCGGATCGAATCCGATCGTCTGCGCCTGAAATCGGCCGCGGCCGTCGGGCAGTTCGCGCGTGTGGTGTACGAGGTGCAGACCGGCTGACCTCGCGGTGTTCAGCGGGAGGACCCGCGCTCCACCAACTGAACGGGCGCGATCAGGTGCTCGGCCGCCGTCGGGGGCGAAGGGCTCATCCGGGCCTCCAGCAGACGGATGGCCTCGGTGATGATCCACTCGTTCCCGGGGTCGATCGTGGTCAGACCCGGACCGATGTGCGCCCCTAGGCGGAGGTTGTCGAAGCCGACCACGCGGACATCCTCGGGTACGCGACGGCCCGCATCGGCCAATCCGGCGAGTGCACCGATGGCCACCTCATCGGTCACGCAGAACATCGCGTCGATCGTCGGATCCTGTTCGACCGCGCGTGCCACCGTGCGGCGCGTGACCCCGGTATCGATGAACTCCAGTTCCAGGAGCAATCGCGGATCGACCTCCACACCGCGTGATTGGTGTGCCTCCACCCAGCCGGCAGTGCGTGCGGACTGCATTCCGTCGGTGGGCTCACCGTGCCGGCCGCCGACGATCATCACGTGCCGTGCGCCCCGGTCGAGGAGATGCTCCGTCGCAAGGCGGGCGCCGGAGACGTTGCCCATCATGACGTGGTCGAAGCGCGCCGGGACCTCCTTCTCTCCGAGCAACACCACAGGGAGCGAGTCGCGGATCCGGTTGACCTCCGCGTTGCCCAGCCCCACCACGCTGAGGATGGCGCCGTCGTACTGATGTAGCCGCGCCAGCGACAAGGCGGCGAGTTCCCCCTCCTGGCTGGCGCTACTCTGCTCCACCACGAGGTGACGACCACGATCGATGACGGCGTCTGCCGCTATCGCGCCGAGCTGACCGAAGTAGGCGTGGTCCAGTCGCGGCACGATCAGCGCGACCGTGCCGCTCGAGCCCGAGCGTAACTGCTGCGCGGTCAGATCGACCTGATAGTCCAGCTCGGCCATCGCTGCCAACACACGCTCACGCGTGCCGGGGCTGACCTGAGGGCGCTGGTTGACGACGCGGGAGACCGTCATCATCGACACGCCCGCGAGCCGTGCGACGTCGCGGATCGTCGGCATCGGCTCCTCCTGATTCGGCCGCATCGGCGCTCCGCGCACCATTGCACCACACCAGGCGCGCCAAACACCCGCCTATTTCCGCCGGTGCTACGGCTGTCGAGGCGACGCTGTCGACCTCCGCACCCTCAGGTGCACATCTTCTTCCACCTGTACCGATTCGGTGCGTCCCCCGATCCGTTCCAGAAGGAGCCGGACCGCTTCGCTCCCGATCTGCGACCCGGACTGGTCCACGCTGGTGAGCGAGACCATCGGATGACTGGCCATCGTGATGTCGTCGTAGCCGACGACGGAGACATCCTCGGGACCGAGTCCCGCTGCTGCGATCGCGCGGAGGCTGCCCATGGCCAGCGTGTCATTTCCGGCAAAGATGGCGGTCGGCGGGTCATTCGTCGTGAGCAGTTCCGCGGTCACCGTCTGGGCCTCGAGCTCGTCACCGCCTGTATACGTCACCTGTGGATCCAGTCCCCGACGGCGCATGTGGTCGATGTAGACCGCGCGCCGGATGGAGTGTGGCTCCAGATCCGACCGGTGCCAGTTCGTGGGGTCGTTGATGATGGTCTCGTGGTGGATGGCCTCCGTCGTCAGGTGTGTGATGCGACGGTGCCCGAGGTCGAAGAGATGCGTCATGACCTGATCCGTGCCGGAACGGTCCGCCCCGGTGACCGTGTCGTAGTGCGTGGAGACGTCGTGGCGGCCGATGATGACGACGGGAATCCGGTCGCTCAGGTCCTCCAGCCACGACTCGCCGACCATCGGCGAGATGGCCATGATCCCGTCGACCTGACGATCGGCGAGGCTTTGCAATGCTGCGCCGGCCTCGCTCGGTCTCCGGATGGGGGCCACGACCAACTGATAGGGAGTCGGAGCCAGAGCATCGAGGGCGCCTTGGACGATCATGGTGAGGAACTCGTTGCTCACCTGGGCGATCTCAATTCCGAGCGTGTACGAGGTGCCGCGCATCGCCCGGGCGGCGATGCGGGGCCGGTAGTCCAGGCGCGCGATCGCCGCCTCCACGCGGGTCCGCATCTTCGGACTCACGCCGTAGGCGTTGCGGATGACCTTGGAGACGGCGGCCTTGGAGACCCCTGCTGCGTCTGCCACGTCCTGGATCGTGGCGTTCCGAACTGTCCCACGCGCAGGGCCAGAGTTGGGTGAGGGCACGGCGTCGCGCAGCACGGACTCCCCATCTCTGTCGACGGCGTCCGGATCGCTGACCATAGATCACAGGTTAGTACCAAAAGTGTAGACCGGTTGACGAAGAGTCGGCAGACCACTTATCGTCGATCGTGAAAGGATTCAGTGAGCGAGCAGAACGTGCTGTCGCTCCGTCTTTGCGAGGAGGCAAAGTGATGAACCCCAGCTCTTTCCGACGTCGTCGTCTCGGTGTGGGAGCCGCATCGGTCGCCGCCGCAGCGCTCGTACTGTCCGCATGCTCCGGTGGTGGCAGTGACGACGGCAGTGTCGAGATCACGTTCTTGTCCACGTCAGACGAGGACAACACCGCACTCGCAGAAGCGCTGATCGAGGCGTTCGAAGCCGAGAACCCGGACATCACCGTCAACTTGGACGGTCGGCCTGGAGGCACCGAGGGTGACAACCTCATCAAGACCCGGCTGGCCACGGGCGAGATGGCCGAGGTGTTCAACTACAACTCGGGATCGCTGTTCCAGGCGCTGAACCCCGACCAGAACCTGCTGGACCTGAGTGATCGACCCTGGGTGGAGAACCTGACCGACGACTTCACGAGCGTGGTGAGTACTGAGAACGGGATCTACGGCGGATCCTACGGAAGCTCGTTCGCCGGCGGCATCGTTTACAACGGTGCGATCTACGATGAGCTCGGTCTGGAGGTCCCTGAGTCGTGGGACGACTTCATGGCGAACAATGAGGAGATCGCTGCGGCGGGTTATGACCCGATCGTCCAGACCTATGGGGACACCTGGACCAGCCAGCTCTTCGTGCTGGGTGACTACGCGAACGTGCATGCGGCGGATCCGGAGTGGGCGGAGCAGTACACGGCGCACGAGCGCTTCTACGCCGACGAGCCGGCGCTCGCGGGATTCCGCCACCATCAGGAGGCCTACGAGTCCGGCTACTTCAACGAGAACTATCCGTCAGCGACCTTCGAGGACGGTGGCGCGATGCTCGCCGAGGGAACTGGCGTGCACTACCCGATCCTCACCACGATCCTCAGCTCGATCCGGTTCAACCACCCGGACGCCGTTGAGGACATGCGCTTCATGGCAATCCCGGCCGATGACCCGGCGAACACCTCGGCCACGATCTGGCAGCCGGACGGTCTGTACGTCCCGAACAGTGTCGAAGGTGCCGAACGCGACGCCGCGCTCGCATTCGTCGACTTCGTGACCGGACCCGACGCGTGCTCGGTCTTCATCGAGGCGGTCAACCCCACGGGTCCGTATGTGAATGGTTGCGAACTGCCGGCGGATGTGCCGCCGTTGGTGCAGGACGTGCAGTCGTACTTTGATGCGGGGAACACGGCGCCGGCGTTGGAGTTCCTCTCCCCGATCAAGGGCCCGAACCTGGAGAACATCACCGTCGAGGTCGGTTCCGGCATCCGGGATGCTGAGGAGGCTGCGGCGAACTATGACCGTGACGTGGAGAACCAGGCGCGTCAGTTGGGTCTCGAGGGCTGGTGACAGCTGAGGCCACCGAGGTGCGGGCCAGCAGGGTTCGTCAGGCCCGCACCTTGGGTGTTGCTCGTCATGCGTATCCGCTGTGGTTCTACCTGCCTGCGGCGGTGTTGTTCCTGGTGTTCTTCGCAATACCGACCTTCGCCTCGTTCTACTTCAGCCTCACCCGCTGGACGTTGTTCGACCAGGAGTTCATCGGGCTTGAGAACTACATCCAGTTCTTCCGTGAGCCGCAGCTGTACCAGAGCTTCATCAACACCTTGATCTACGGGTTCGTCACCTCGGGGCTGAAGGTCGTGATCGGGTTAGCGTTGGGGGTGCTGCTGACCTCGGCGCTGGTGGGTCGTAACTATCTGCGGTCGGTGATCTTCTTCCCGGTGCTGGTCTCCACGATCGGTGTGGGGATCATGTTCAAAGCACTGCTGGACCCCTTCGATGGTGTGGTCAACGGCGCCTTGGAGGTGCTCGGGATCACCGGTCCGGGATGGCTGACCGACCCGAACCTCGCGCTGTTGACGATCGCCGGGATCGATGTCTGGAAGGGGCTCGGGATCGCGTGCCTGATCTATATCGCCGGGCTGGTGGCGATCCCGAGTGAGTACTACGAGGCCGCCCGGGTTGATGGGGCGAGCAAGTGGGCGGTGTTCAAGAGCATTACGTTGCCCCTGGTCAAACCCGCGACCGGGACGGTCATCATCCTCTCCCTCATTGGCGGGCTGCGGTCCTTCGACCTGATCTGGGCCACCACCGGTGGCGGACCCGGCTTCAGCTCGGACGTGATCGGGTCGGTCATC
It encodes:
- a CDS encoding carbohydrate ABC transporter permease, which gives rise to MRASRVRQARTLGVARHAYPLWFYLPAAVLFLVFFAIPTFASFYFSLTRWTLFDQEFIGLENYIQFFREPQLYQSFINTLIYGFVTSGLKVVIGLALGVLLTSALVGRNYLRSVIFFPVLVSTIGVGIMFKALLDPFDGVVNGALEVLGITGPGWLTDPNLALLTIAGIDVWKGLGIACLIYIAGLVAIPSEYYEAARVDGASKWAVFKSITLPLVKPATGTVIILSLIGGLRSFDLIWATTGGGPGFSSDVIGSVIYKQYQAGFYGLSTAGNVVLFLVVTAIMVPISLMLNRREVEQ